Proteins encoded in a region of the Sulfurimonas marina genome:
- a CDS encoding prephenate dehydrogenase, with amino-acid sequence MNIAIIGLGLMGGSLALSLQKLDFVESVVGYDHNENHQITALELNLVHEIVSFEQVKKADVIFLAIPVNGVIAALENLKDVSETTTIIDLGSTKEKIVTSVPQEIRKNFVAAHPMTGTENFGPQAAIEGLYEEKVVVLCNLEDSGELQCIQAKKIFKSLNMKKIFMKAHEHDRHAAFISHMPHAISYSLANTVMKQENKHNILALAAGGFRSMSRLAKSSPNMWEDIFKQNKTNILEAIELFENELSNMKTAIENDEWDAVHKEMSDGNKLYDIFN; translated from the coding sequence ATGAATATTGCAATAATCGGCCTTGGTTTAATGGGTGGTTCTTTAGCTTTAAGTCTACAAAAATTAGACTTTGTAGAGAGTGTTGTTGGTTACGATCATAATGAGAACCATCAAATTACAGCTTTAGAACTTAATTTAGTACATGAGATAGTTTCATTTGAGCAGGTAAAAAAAGCGGATGTAATTTTCTTAGCTATTCCGGTAAATGGTGTTATAGCTGCTCTTGAAAATCTTAAAGATGTAAGTGAGACAACAACTATTATTGATCTTGGAAGTACAAAAGAGAAAATTGTAACTTCGGTACCACAGGAGATACGCAAAAACTTTGTAGCGGCACACCCAATGACGGGAACTGAAAACTTTGGCCCGCAAGCTGCTATTGAAGGTCTTTATGAGGAAAAAGTAGTAGTTCTTTGTAATTTAGAAGATAGCGGTGAATTACAATGTATTCAAGCAAAAAAGATCTTTAAATCACTCAATATGAAAAAAATCTTTATGAAAGCACATGAACATGATCGCCATGCTGCTTTTATCTCACATATGCCGCATGCTATCTCTTATTCATTGGCAAATACGGTAATGAAACAAGAAAATAAACACAATATTTTAGCACTTGCTGCAGGTGGATTTCGTTCTATGAGCCGTTTGGCAAAAAGTTCTCCAAATATGTGGGAAGATATCTTCAAACAAAACAAAACAAATATTTTAGAAGCGATTGAACTTTTTGAAAATGAACTCTCAAATATGAAAACAGCTATCGAAAATGACGAATGGGATGCTGTACATAAAGAGATGTCAGATGGGAATAAACTATACGATATCTTTAACTGA